The Streptomyces sp. ICC1 DNA window CCTCACTCTCGTGGTGACCGGCCTGGCCAAGCAGCCGACCACCCGGATCGGTGCGAACCTCAAAGCCGCCACCTATCCGCGAGTGGGCTCCGACGGCGACCTGAACGACGACGGCGTCCCGGACTTCTGGGCACAGGACTCCACCGGCACACTTCACTCCTGGGCAGGTACGACGAACGCACCTGTCGCGGGCATCCGTATGGTGACCGGCCTCGACGGCGAGTACCAGGTGCGCGCGAGCGGACGGGCGCCGACGATCGAATGGCGTCTCGACGGCAATGCGAACGCGATTCCGGCGATGAACGCCGGGGGCGTCGCCAACACCACGACAACCCAGGACGTCACGTATCCCACGGACAGTCTGGGCGGCCAGAACCGTCAGGTCGGTGCCTTCGACGGCACTGACCACTCGGTGGTCACCGGCCCCTCCAAGGTCGTCGACACCCGGAAGTCCTTCACCGTCAGCACCTGGGCGAAGGTGAACGGGGCCGCGGACAACACCATCGTCAGCCAGGACCTGGCACACGCGAGCAGCTTTAAGCTCTGGTCCGACGGCAAGGACTGGCGCTTCGCCATCGCCAAGGGCGACGATGACGGCTGGCCCTACGACTTCAACAGCTCCGTCACTCCGGCGAACGCCGTCGACAAGGTCAAGTGGACCCAGCTCACCGCCACCTACAACGCCACGACAGGCGCGATGAGCCTCTACGTCAACGGCACCCTTGCCTCCAGCGGCCACCACGCGGCGAGCACCAGCCCCGAACCCAGCGGCCAGCTCGTGCTCGGCCGCGAAAAATACCAGAGCAAGGCGGCGAACTGGCTGAGCGGCAGCATCGCGAACCTGTCCGTCCACCAGGACTACGTGCCCGCTGTATCGGCGGCCAAAGTCCCGATCCGCTTCGCCGCATCGCCGGACATCTGCATGGACGCCCCGAACAACAACACCGCTGACGGCCAGCGCCTCGCAATCTGGGGATGCAACGGGTCGCCCGCCCAGCAGTTCGACATCAACGCGAACGGCAGCATCGCCATCAACGGGCAGTGCGTCTCGGCCAACGGCAACCAGACGGCGTCCGGTACCCCGGTCGTCTTCTCGAGTTGCAAGGGCGAGGGCGGCCAGCAGTGGCTCCCCCGCGCTGACGGCACCCTCTACAACCCGCAGTCCAGCATGTGCCTGGACGACCCCTGGGCAAGCCAAACCTGGGGAACCACCCTCATGCTCGTCACCTGCAACGGCACTCCTGCCCAGCGCTGGAGCATCCCGACGGTGACGATGGCCAACCTGCCGTACTCCCCGTAGTGACCCACCAATAGCAGACGCGAGAGGCGCTCGGTCCGGGAAGTTCGGCCGAACGCCTCTCGTGCTCACCACCAGCTCATCCCTACGCGCACGGAGGTGATCGGCAGCAGAAGACGTGCAGCACCAGACCAACTCTGGCGTAGAGCCCCCGTTCGGCGCCGGAGCATCGTGGCTCCTACAAGTGACCCCTGCTCCTACGACACACGAGGAAGTCATCGTCGGCGCGAAGGCGCCTGCCATCAACCGGACTCGGCACCTCGGGGTCAGGCGTGGGTTGTGGCTGAGGCAGTACTGGGCTGGCGGGTTCGGAACCGGCCGCGCGGCGCGAGGTGGGCAAGCGGCTCAAAGGGCGCTCCCGGACAGAGACGCCTTGGGCATAGCTGCGCCGGGACGACAGCCGTGGGACCGATGACCACCCGTCCCACGCCTGAACGGGCAAAGCCCCAGCTCAGGGGCCTTCGAGGTGCACGTGATGCAGCCTTCGCCTCACATTCGCCACACCGGCGCAGGGCTCCCACGGCCGCGAAAGAGGTGTTTTCGCAGGTCAGAAGGTTTCTTCTAACCTGCCATGGTGGGGCGGGTGGGACTCGAACCCACGGCCGACGGATTATGAGTCCGATCGAGGACGGCCCGGAGGATGCCGCCGGGTGATCAACTCTGCCCTTCCGGCCGGTCAGGGACCACGCTCACCGCCTCAACGTGACGATCACTGACACCACCTTCAGGCGCGTCCGTTCCCATCGGGTTCCCAGGGCACTCACGCCACCCGACCCGCCTGACCAGTCAAGGCTCACGCCGGCCGGGTTGCTAACAAGATCAACAGTCGCGCCAGCGGCAAGGTGACCAAGCAATAGTCGGACTACGCGCCCCTCGCGTCCAAACCATCGGCATGATGGACGGGTATGCACCCAAAGTGCATCCTCCGCAGAGCAGTTGCCCTCTGCGATTCGGGCGTGAGGAGCTGCGTAGTGGCGAGTAATGACCTCGTACTGATTGATCAGGTACTCAAGCAACGGGCAGCAGTGTCACCGCTGCTCGCAGACAAGATCTTCGAGGTCTTCGCGTGCGAGCAAGCAGTCACAACAGGAGACCTCTCCCTTGAGGAGATTCAAGCCGGGGTGATCGGGGGCGGCGGGGACGGCGCGATCGACGGGGTGTTCGTCTTCCTCAACGAGCGGCTGCTCGCAGAAGAAGACGAGACCCCTCCACCAGCCGATGTCCCGCGGGGGTCGCGTCTCCTGCTCTGGCTTGTTCAAGCCAAACGCGAAAAGTCCTTCACGGAAACGGCGATCGACCTCGCCGCTTCTTCTACCCGGCGCCTTTTGGACCTGGAGGAGACCGAGGAAGACCTCCTAGAACTGTACGGGGCTGAGCTCGTAACTAATGTTTCGCGATTCCGACGAACACTCACAACGATAGCCACTCGAAACCCACAAGTCGAAGTCCGATTCTCGTACGTAAGCCGCGGGGAAGTCTCCGACGTGAATTCTAAAGTCGAGAAGAAGGCGCGCGACCTGGAGAGCGCTTTTGCCGCGAAATTCACTGGAGGGGTCGGAAAAGTTGAATTCATTGGCGCATCAGAACTGTGGCAGCGATCAAACCAAGTACGGTCGTACACACTGGAACTTCCATACACTGAAAGCATCACCCACGGAGCGAGCCATATTGCGCTCGTAACACTGAGGGACTACCTCGGCTTCATCAGCGACGAGGAAGGGGCTCTCCGCCGCCACATTTTCGACTGGAACGTGCGCGACTACGAGGGCGGCGTCGAGGTTAACCGCGAAATTAGGGACTCTCTCCTAGACCACTCCGCTCCACAGTTCTGGTGGCTCAACAACGGAGTAACCATCACATGTTCACGAGCCTGGACCGTAGGGGGGAAGGTCTTCTCGCTGGATGATGTCCAGATCGTCAACGGCCTACAGACCTCTCACACGGTTCATGAAGCACTGCGCGACTTGCAACATCAGGAACCTAATCACCCTTCCTTCAGCGGCCTCATCCAGGTTCGAATCCTAAAAACAAACAACATGGAGGAACGGGACAAAGTAATCCGTGCAACAAACAGGCAGACCAAAGTCCACGATGCTTCTCTGCACGCGACGGACGACAATCAACGAAAGATCGAAGCCTTCTTCCTCGAACATGACTGGTTCTACGACCGCCGCAAGAATTACTACCGCAACCTTGGGAAACCGGCGAATCGAATTATCGGAATTCCTCTGCTTGCTCAAGCACTGGCAGCTATGGGGTTCAGTGAACCCCATAGCGCACGTTCACGGCCGTCCAGTCTACTCAAGAGCCCGAGCAACTATAGGAAGTATTTTTCCACGACAACACCGCTGCCTGTATATCTGTGGCTCGCCCGCCAGCAGCGCGTCGTAGACGAATTTCTCGCGAATGATGTCCACCCATCCGAGCGCACCGACCTTCGGTTTCACCTGGCCATGCTCAGCGCAGCCGAACTACTCGGGTCTGCCGTACACAATCCCCAGCAACTACGAAAATTGAGCGAACAGGAATCCCACTCAGACGAGGACTCCCTCTTCAGTCTTCTCTACTTGCTGATCAGGGAACGCGACGCGTTTTCCGTAGCAACAGAAAGTTCCTTCGACAAGATCGCCAAGGGCCCCAGCTTCGTCCCTGTCCTCCTAAGGGCGGCAGGCCACAAATAGCCCCCAGTGTTGTGCACTCGACCGGGCGCCGGGCTCACAAGCCAGCGCCCGGCAGTCATGACCAAATCCAGCTTCGCCCAAGTCAGCCCGCTCATGGGTACGTTGCTAGCAAGCGGAGTCTGATAGATCACAACAGATGGAGGCGCCCGGATGTTGGAGGAAGCAGAAGAGATCGGCCGTCGCGTACGGCGGGCACGGCTGCGACTTGGGATGCCACAGGCTGACCTCGCTGCCGCCCTGGGGAAGACACAGGGCTGGGTGTCCAAGATGGAGCGCGGCCTGATCGAGCTGGACCGGGTCGGGCTGCTGAACCTCGTGGCCGCCGAGCTGCACGTGCATCCCAATGACCTGATCGGCCGGCCGTACGCGAGTAGCCCCGCCGAGAATCAGTGGCAGGTCTCAGCCGCATCCATCCTGCGCGAGCTGCGCCGCTACGACCTCGCGCCGATCTTCGACGGCGCCCCGCGCGCGTCCGGTGAGCTGTGGCGGGACATGACCCGCCTGCACCGCCTGCGAGATGCGGCGGCCAACACGGCGATCCTCGCCACCCTCCCCGACCTCCTCCGCGAGGCCCGCGCCCTGGCCGAGGCCGCGACCGGCCACGAGCGCGAGGAAGCGTTCGCGATCTACGCCGTGGCGTGCAAGTTCGCCCACACCGCCGCGCACGCCCTCGGGCACCCCGAGCTCGTCGCAATGGCGGCCGAACGCGCCGCATGGGCCGCCCGTCTCTCGGCCGACCCCGTCATGCCCGCGCTCGCCGACTGGATGCGCGTCTGGGACATGTGGGCCACGGCAGATTGGGACGACTCGCTCACCCTGTCCGACAAGGCCATCGCCAGCGTGCAGCGCGAATACGAGCTCGGCGAGCCCCTCGCCCTACGGATGTGGGGCACGCTCCACCTGCGCGCCGCCGTCGCCGCGGCCCGTGCCGGCCGACCGGTCGAGGCCGATGAGCGGATCAACCACGCCCGCGACGCCGCCCGCAGGATGACCGGCCAGCACAACCCGCCGATCTACGACCGTCACTCGGTCACCTTCTCCCCGGGCAACGTACAGATCCACGCGATCAGCGTCGCCCTGGAGACCGGCGAGCAGACCAAGGCCCTCGCCATAAACCGCCGCACGGCCCCCGAGCTCGTCGCCGCTCTACCCAACTCCCGTCAGGGCCATCACCACATGGACCTCGCCCGCGCGTGGCTGTGGGACGGCAACCGTGACCGCGCGCTCGCGGAGCTGGAGACCGCGGAGCGGATCGCCCCCCAGCTCGTACGGAACCATCCGATCGCCCGGTCGACCCTCCGAGGCATTGTCTACGCCGAGCGGATCGCCACCCGCGAAAAGCTGCGCCGTATGTCAGACCGCTTCCACCTGGACGGATGAGGGCGGTATTCCTCCGATTCATATTGGGCCCCTGACCCGCCCCTAACTTCTGAGGCATGACAGGACGACCAACACCCCATCTCCCTTCACAGGGTGGCGAGTTAGGGACGGCCGGACCGTTCTACCCACGACTCGGCGACCTCGCCCGCGACACCGCCAAGGACGGGCGAATCGGCGTCATCGTGACGCTGCCCAGAGTGGGCGCCAGCACCTACCACCTGCGTCCGCCGGGCGGTGGCGACGAGTGGTCGGCGCCGGCTGACGGAACTACCCTGCGCCCCGTCCCGGCGCAGGCCACGTACGTGACCCCGATGCGGCGCGACGCCGTGTACGACCACCGGGCCCAGCAGAGCGCGCTGCCGGTCCTGGTCCACTACGACGACGGCGGTACGGCCGAGTCCCTGCTCGTCCTCACCCCGGACCAGGTCGAGTTGTACGCGATCCAGTTCGAGCGACTCATCTCCCAGCGCGAGCAGGCACAAGAGAACGCAGCATGACCGCGCGCCATGCTACGCAGCGCGGGGCCGCATCCGGCGATCCGGTGGGCCGCTTCCTGAGCTGGATATGGGTGCTGGGCACCGCCGCAGGATTCG harbors:
- a CDS encoding AIPR family protein, with amino-acid sequence MASNDLVLIDQVLKQRAAVSPLLADKIFEVFACEQAVTTGDLSLEEIQAGVIGGGGDGAIDGVFVFLNERLLAEEDETPPPADVPRGSRLLLWLVQAKREKSFTETAIDLAASSTRRLLDLEETEEDLLELYGAELVTNVSRFRRTLTTIATRNPQVEVRFSYVSRGEVSDVNSKVEKKARDLESAFAAKFTGGVGKVEFIGASELWQRSNQVRSYTLELPYTESITHGASHIALVTLRDYLGFISDEEGALRRHIFDWNVRDYEGGVEVNREIRDSLLDHSAPQFWWLNNGVTITCSRAWTVGGKVFSLDDVQIVNGLQTSHTVHEALRDLQHQEPNHPSFSGLIQVRILKTNNMEERDKVIRATNRQTKVHDASLHATDDNQRKIEAFFLEHDWFYDRRKNYYRNLGKPANRIIGIPLLAQALAAMGFSEPHSARSRPSSLLKSPSNYRKYFSTTTPLPVYLWLARQQRVVDEFLANDVHPSERTDLRFHLAMLSAAELLGSAVHNPQQLRKLSEQESHSDEDSLFSLLYLLIRERDAFSVATESSFDKIAKGPSFVPVLLRAAGHK
- a CDS encoding helix-turn-helix domain-containing protein, with the translated sequence MLEEAEEIGRRVRRARLRLGMPQADLAAALGKTQGWVSKMERGLIELDRVGLLNLVAAELHVHPNDLIGRPYASSPAENQWQVSAASILRELRRYDLAPIFDGAPRASGELWRDMTRLHRLRDAAANTAILATLPDLLREARALAEAATGHEREEAFAIYAVACKFAHTAAHALGHPELVAMAAERAAWAARLSADPVMPALADWMRVWDMWATADWDDSLTLSDKAIASVQREYELGEPLALRMWGTLHLRAAVAAARAGRPVEADERINHARDAARRMTGQHNPPIYDRHSVTFSPGNVQIHAISVALETGEQTKALAINRRTAPELVAALPNSRQGHHHMDLARAWLWDGNRDRALAELETAERIAPQLVRNHPIARSTLRGIVYAERIATREKLRRMSDRFHLDG